In one Cloacibacillus porcorum genomic region, the following are encoded:
- the hisS gene encoding histidine--tRNA ligase — MEAVKAPRGTRDILGDESWKWAYVTQMCRNVADDYGYREVHLPIFEHTELFCRGVGETTDVVEKEMYTFTDKGGRSITLRPELTASMVRSYLENEMNKGTQPAKLWSIGPMFRYERPQKGRYRQFVQLDIEALGAQDAFVDLEVIDFSMELYRRLGLSNLQVVLNSVGCPKCRPVYRKALQEYLRPRFDELCDSCKSRFDRNPLRILDCKSPICKEITEGAPSVMDHLCDECKEHFEQLQRGLDKIGAVVKHDKRLVRGLDYYTKTAYEILSGDLGSQNAVCGGGRYDNLAEAIGGPHVPGVGFASGIERVILTMEAQGCSFGRKPENKVYVVAAEPDARLDAMSLMRTLRMNRISADMDYMGRAMKGQMKTAGASAEYACILGMSEVERGVVTLKDLKEGVQEELTVEQIVNKLK; from the coding sequence ATGGAAGCAGTCAAGGCGCCGCGTGGAACAAGGGACATACTTGGCGACGAGTCTTGGAAGTGGGCCTATGTAACGCAGATGTGCCGCAATGTTGCGGATGATTATGGATATAGAGAGGTACATCTTCCCATCTTCGAGCATACGGAGCTTTTCTGCCGCGGAGTCGGCGAGACGACTGACGTCGTCGAGAAGGAGATGTACACCTTCACGGACAAGGGCGGCCGCAGCATTACCCTGCGCCCGGAGCTGACCGCTTCGATGGTGCGCTCTTATCTGGAAAATGAAATGAATAAGGGCACGCAGCCCGCGAAGCTCTGGAGCATTGGCCCGATGTTCCGTTATGAGCGTCCGCAGAAGGGGCGTTACCGCCAGTTTGTGCAGCTCGACATCGAGGCGCTCGGCGCGCAGGACGCCTTTGTGGATCTCGAGGTGATCGATTTTTCGATGGAGCTTTACCGCCGTCTCGGTCTCTCGAATTTGCAGGTGGTGCTTAATTCGGTCGGCTGTCCCAAGTGCCGTCCCGTTTACCGCAAGGCGTTGCAGGAGTATCTGCGGCCGCGCTTTGACGAGCTCTGCGATTCCTGCAAGAGCCGCTTTGACCGTAATCCGCTGCGCATTCTGGACTGTAAGAGCCCGATATGCAAGGAGATCACGGAGGGTGCGCCCTCGGTTATGGATCACCTCTGCGACGAGTGCAAAGAGCACTTTGAGCAGCTGCAGCGCGGCCTGGATAAGATCGGCGCGGTGGTCAAGCATGACAAGCGACTTGTGCGCGGCCTGGATTATTATACGAAGACGGCCTATGAGATTCTTTCCGGCGATCTCGGCTCGCAGAACGCGGTCTGCGGCGGCGGGCGTTATGACAATCTCGCCGAGGCGATCGGCGGTCCGCATGTGCCGGGCGTCGGCTTCGCCTCCGGCATCGAGCGCGTCATTCTCACGATGGAGGCGCAGGGCTGCTCTTTCGGCAGGAAGCCGGAGAATAAGGTCTATGTGGTGGCCGCCGAGCCCGACGCGCGTCTTGATGCGATGAGCCTGATGCGTACGCTGCGCATGAACCGCATCTCCGCCGATATGGATTATATGGGCAGGGCGATGAAGGGTCAGATGAAGACGGCTGGCGCCTCCGCGGAGTATGCCTGTATCCTCGGCATGAGCGAGGTGGAGAGGGGCGTCGTCACTCTGAAGGATCTTAAAGAGGGCGTGCAGGAAGAGCTGACGGTGGAGCAGATCGTCAATAAGCTTAAATAA